One Megachile rotundata isolate GNS110a chromosome 5, iyMegRotu1, whole genome shotgun sequence genomic region harbors:
- the LOC105662503 gene encoding uncharacterized protein LOC105662503, producing the protein MSNLREAEVQSLKERGNACVKEQKYEEAMFHYTHAIKLDPQNYSLYSNRSFAFLKMQQYHFAMEDALMTIQLKPDWTKGYFRKAEVESQTFHFSEALHSYNKALMFQPNEPTILEAMNRVSRLLIQDKRADQQIPWLGAGVGIILGVIVVIADYVFTNKPTLTHPLLMVLLTMSIAMLGFGIAKGFRYFVKCQRKSLLEPPVDLFGKDKEELDDVEAEMNNEKEKHPKYSKAQARQRFKKGKS; encoded by the exons ATGTCGAACCTACGAGAAGCAGAG GTTCAAAGTCTCAAGGAGCGTGGAAATGCATGTGTAAAAGAGCAGAAATATGAAGAGGCTATGTTTCATTACACACATGCTATTAAACTCGATCCACAAAATTATTCTTTGTACAGTAATAGATCATTTGCTTTTTTAAAAATGCAACAATATCACTTTGCTATGGAAGATGCTCTAATGACAATTCAATTAAAGCCTGATTGGACCAAG GGTTATTTTAGGAAGGCTGAGGTAGAATCACAAACTTTTCACTTTAGCGAAGCTCTTCATTCTTACAACAAAGCTTTAATGTTTCAACCAAATGAACCAACAATTTTAGAAGCAATGAATAGGGTATCCAGATTATTGATCCAAGATAAAAGAG CTGATCAACAGATACCCTGGCTTGGAGCTGGTGTTGGTATCATACTTGGAGTAATAGTTGTAATTGCTGATTATGTTTTTACGAACAAACCTACATTAACG CATCCTCTTTTGATGGTCTTGTTGACAATGTCCATAGCAATGCTAGGTTTTGGTATTGCGAAAGGATTTCGCTATTTTGTAAAATGTCAAAGAAAATCACTTTTAGAACCACCAGTGGATCTTTTTGGTAAAGATAAAGAAGAACTTGACGATGTTGAAGCTgaaatgaataatgaaaaagaaaaacatcCAAAATACAGTAAAGCGCAAGCGAGGCAAAGATTTAAGAAAGGAAAATCATAA